The Polyodon spathula isolate WHYD16114869_AA unplaced genomic scaffold, ASM1765450v1 scaffolds_806, whole genome shotgun sequence genome window below encodes:
- the LOC121308925 gene encoding sterol O-acyltransferase 2-like, whose product MAVEGTCSTLRQRNAKAPMSQAEDDASPASNEEHTGSARGLIQWRRHMEHVKAELLEQIQGQLSDLVDKVISESVQSYSQRNKPLANSNETEATSRKQRLSSEQGKVFLERRSLLDELFEIDHIRTIYHIFIAMLCVFIISTLAVDFIDQGRLVLEFDLLFYAFGRFSTAVFAWLCMCSYTLVVPYKALCLWGGLYHSVRFQGGFTFLVGSLVLACQACVLGVYPIYVVVHYKLPPASSFIVILEQIRFMMKSYSFIRENIPKIVKAKLKQGEAAKLPEFSSYLYFLFCPTLIYRDAYPRNPRIRWNYVALNFAQILGCLFYGYFILVRLCIPVFTNMSKEPFSTKTMVLTLFHATLPGTFVLLLCFFAFLHCWLNAFAEMLRFADRMFYKDWWNSTSFANYYRTWNVVVHDWLYSYAYKDFLWVCGGRFRGAAMLLVFVTSAVVHEYVLTLCLGYFYPVMFCLFAICGGVFNFALNDRRKGAVWNVLMWTCLFIGQGIQMCLYCQEWYAQIHCPVKEKGFWEFITPRSWSCRL is encoded by the exons ATGGCAGTTGAGGGGACATGCAGTACACTGAGGCAGAGGAACGCTAAGGCCCCCATGAGCCAGGCTGAAGATGATGCTTCACCAGCCA GTAATGAGGAGCACACAGGCAGTGCAAGGGGGCTGATACAATGGAGGAGACACATGGAG cATGTCAAGGCGGAGCTGTTGGAGCAGATCCAAGGGCAGCTCAGCGACCTGGTTGACAAAGTGATCAGCGAGTCGGTGCAGTCTTACTCCCAGCGCAACAAACCACTCGCCAACTCCAATGAAACCGAGGCCACGTCAAG AAAGCAGCGGCTTTCTTCAGAGCAGGGGAAAGTGTTTCTGGAAAGACGGTCACTTCTCGA TGAGCTGTTTGAAATCGATCACATCCGCACTATCTATCACATCTTCATCGccatgctgtgtgtgtttatcatCAGCACTCTCGCTGTGGACTTTATAGACCAAGGCAG GCTGGTGCTGGAGTTCGATCTCCTGTTCTACGCTTTCGGACGCTTCTCTACCGCGGTGTTTGCCTGGCTCTGCATGTGCTCCTACACCCTGGTGGTCCCCTACAAAGCGCTGTGCCTGTGGGGGGGTCTCTACCACTCGGTCCGGTTCCAGGGGGGGTTCACCTTCTTGGTGGGGTCCCTGGTGCTGGCCTGCCAAGCCTGCGTCTTGGGGGTCTACCCCATCTATGTAGTGGTTCACTACAAACTACCCCCTGCCTCCAGCTTCATCGTCATTCTGGAACAG ATTCGATTCATGATGAAAAGCTACTCCTTCATCCGTGAAAACATACCTAAAATCGTGAAGGCAAAACTGAAGCAGG GAGAAGCTGCAAAGCTGCCAGAGTTTTCCAGCtacctgtattttttgttttgcccgaCTCTGATTTACAGGGATGCCTATCCCAG AAATCCACGCATCCGCTGGAATTATGTAGCTCTGAATTTTGCCCAG ATCCTCGGCTGTTTGTTTTATGGGTACTTCATCCTGGTGAGGCTGTGCATCCCAGTCTTCACTAACATGAGCAAAGAGCCGTTCAGCACCAAGACCATGGTCCTCACACTCTTCCACGCCACGCTGCCAG GGACCTTTgtgctgctgctctgcttcttCGCCTTCCTGCACTGCTGGCTCAACGCATTCGCAGAGATGCTGCGCTTTGCAGACCGCATGTTTTACAAG GACTGGTGGAATTCCACGTCATTCGCCAACTATTACAGGACCTGGAACGTGGTGGTTCACGACTGGCTGTACAGCTATGCTTACAAAGACTTCCTGTGG gTGTGCGGGGGCAGGTTCCGGGGCGCTGCCATGCTGCTGGTGTTTGTCACCTCCGCAGTGGTACACGAGTACGTCCTCACGCTGTGCCTGGGCTACTTCTACCCAGTCATGTTCTGTCTCTTCGCCATCTGCGGAG GTGTCTTCAACTTCGCACTCAATGACAGGAGAAAGGGGGCGGTGTGGAACGTGCTCATGTGGACCTGTCTGTTCATTGGTCAGGGGATCCAGATGTGCCTGTACTGCCAGGAATGGTACGCCCAGATCCACTGTCCCGTCAAAGAG aaGGGTTTCTGGGAATTTATCACCCCTCGTTCGTGGTCCTGCAGACTGTAA
- the igfbp6b gene encoding insulin-like growth factor-binding protein 6b, translating into MPVVRQPLTVLLLSLLLPLCWARATRPAQDCPSCQGPGAVPGKAAVEGTRTMGESCGVYSSGCAPGLRCVPRFGEGSPLQALLQGRGVCTRVSSPGKDDYATQPQPGGNLPHNNHTLLNTSAEEGTVEKAPCGQHLEAVMQAHKLTVIRHAKDMYIPNCDPRGFYRKKQCRSSKGMRRGVCWCVNESGHPLPGQSRGEASLKCDGE; encoded by the exons ATGCCTGTAGTGAGACAGCCTCTCACTGTGCTGCTGCTTTCCCTTCTGCTCCCCCTGTGCTGGGCCAGGGCCACCAGACCAGCCCAGGACTGCCCCTCCTGCCAGGGCCCTGGTGCTGTGCCAGGGAAGGCGGCTGTGGAAGGAACCAGGACGATGGGGGAATCCTGCGGGGTCTACTCCTCTGGCTGTGCCCCTGGGCTGCGCTGCGTGCCCCGTTTTGGGGAGGGGAGCCCTCTGCAAGCCCTGTTACAGGGGCGAGGAGTCTGCACCAGGGTGTCTTCACCAGGGAAAGACGACTATGCCACCCAACCACAGCCAG GTGGAAACCTGCCCCATAATAACCACACGCTGCTGAACACCAGCGCGGAGGAAGGGACTGTCGAAAAG GCTCCCTGCGGGCAGCATTTGGAGGCTGTTATGCAGGCGCACAAACTGACCGTAATCCGTCATGCAAAAGACATGTACATACCCAACTGCGACCCAAGAGGATTCTACAGAAAAAAGCAG TGCAGGTCCTCAAAAGGCATGCGGAGGGGTGTGTGCTGGTGCGTCAATGAATCTGGACACCCGCTCCCCGGACAGAGCAGAGGAGAGGCTTCCCTGAAGTGTGATGGAGAGTGA